A genomic segment from Streptomyces sp. NBC_00237 encodes:
- a CDS encoding BTAD domain-containing putative transcriptional regulator encodes MLQVVFRILGPLEISADGRPVVLQGARQRTIMSMLLLAPNRVVSVDVLADAVWDGRPPATARNQIAICVSALRKTIKTAVGVEDLLVTSHPGYMLFTGEHRIDAVEFNDRTAKGREAARSGRLEEACAHFEEALAMWRGPALEGISAERVESEAAQLTGERFDVYEEYAGLRLELGQHREMVGELSAFVREHPLREQAKGHLMLAQYRAGRRAEALETYRDAQRLLADELGIDPGPVLQELHEEILADSPLLNLPAEPAVLVPQTAVPAHLPPNPASFTGRNSELASLDRLLDQLDGQALPVGSIIGPGGVGKTALAVHWAHQVVARFPDGQLFADMRGYDEAEEPRRPGAVLDRFLRALGVPGPQIPTDENERTALFRSVLGGRRVLIVLDNARSFRQIRPLLPGTGRCCVLVTSRDSMGGSLAGDYAFVPLHLGSLEQDESIALLSKVAGDERFGADPAGAARLSLLCDRLPLALRIAAARLAAKPHWSVRTLVARLEDQHRRLDELSMDERGVRAGLRLSYRDLPAAAARMFRLLGVLNVPDFSAWAGAALLDIDPVDAEDLIEQLVDAQLLEPLSATTGHVRYRFQDLVRLFGRECARDGNTEEELRAATRRACGAWLALAAEAHRRVYGGDYTVIHGPAPLHPLPGHLVESLLEDPMEWFETERSSITGLVEQAARHGESAHAWDLAMTGVTLFQNRNYLEDWRESGERALEAAVQSGDTLGEAAMLHSLGTLEIVLWDYDSAHHRLSRALHLFEEQGQDQGRALVLRNLALCERHRGDLDRAREKGHRSLEIFRAVGDHYAEAHVLGLLAQIELERGEPQASLMLSSEAVARSRGLGTVRGEAQSTVRLAEALIHQGDGPRAEDACRRALELVRDSGDRRGEAHALRSLGEALWCQGRTEEAEAVLRDALLTSGKVPDRHLEARAGVVLGCVQALHMDRAGAAASFKSAQDLFAEVGAPVWEERSARLLAVLGDGLPLESEQLFVLVRP; translated from the coding sequence GTGCTTCAGGTGGTGTTCCGGATCCTGGGGCCGTTGGAGATCAGCGCCGACGGGCGCCCCGTCGTGCTCCAGGGCGCCCGTCAGCGCACGATCATGTCGATGCTGCTGCTCGCACCCAACCGGGTGGTGTCCGTGGACGTGCTCGCCGACGCCGTCTGGGACGGCCGCCCGCCGGCCACCGCACGCAACCAGATCGCGATCTGTGTGTCCGCGCTGCGTAAGACCATCAAGACCGCGGTCGGCGTCGAGGACCTCCTGGTCACCAGCCATCCCGGATACATGCTCTTCACCGGTGAACACCGCATCGACGCCGTCGAGTTCAACGACCGTACCGCCAAGGGGCGGGAGGCGGCCCGCAGCGGCAGACTCGAGGAGGCGTGCGCCCACTTCGAGGAAGCACTCGCCATGTGGCGCGGCCCCGCACTCGAAGGCATCTCCGCCGAACGGGTCGAGTCCGAGGCCGCCCAGCTGACCGGGGAGCGCTTCGACGTCTACGAGGAGTACGCGGGCCTGCGCCTCGAACTGGGCCAGCACCGCGAAATGGTCGGCGAGCTGAGCGCGTTCGTCCGCGAACACCCGCTCCGCGAGCAGGCCAAGGGACACCTGATGCTCGCCCAGTACCGGGCCGGACGCCGCGCCGAGGCCCTGGAGACCTACCGCGACGCGCAGCGGCTGCTCGCCGACGAACTCGGCATCGACCCGGGCCCCGTACTGCAGGAGCTGCACGAGGAGATCCTTGCCGACTCGCCCCTCCTCAACCTGCCCGCCGAACCCGCAGTCCTCGTACCCCAGACGGCCGTCCCCGCGCACCTTCCCCCCAACCCGGCCTCGTTCACCGGCCGCAACAGCGAACTCGCCTCGCTGGACCGCCTCCTCGACCAGCTCGACGGCCAGGCGCTGCCGGTCGGCTCGATCATCGGCCCCGGCGGCGTCGGCAAGACCGCCCTTGCCGTGCACTGGGCCCACCAGGTCGTCGCCAGGTTCCCGGACGGCCAGCTCTTCGCCGACATGCGCGGCTACGACGAGGCGGAAGAGCCCCGCAGACCCGGCGCCGTACTCGACCGCTTCCTGCGCGCGTTGGGCGTGCCCGGCCCGCAGATTCCCACCGACGAGAACGAGCGCACCGCCCTGTTCCGCAGCGTTCTGGGCGGCCGCAGGGTGCTCATCGTCCTCGACAACGCCCGTTCCTTCCGGCAGATCCGCCCGCTGCTGCCAGGCACCGGACGCTGCTGCGTCCTGGTCACCAGCCGCGACTCCATGGGCGGCTCGCTCGCCGGCGACTACGCTTTCGTACCGCTGCACCTGGGCTCACTGGAGCAGGACGAGTCGATCGCCCTGCTCTCCAAGGTCGCAGGGGACGAACGCTTCGGGGCCGACCCGGCCGGGGCCGCCCGGCTCAGCCTGCTCTGCGACCGGCTTCCGCTCGCCCTGCGGATCGCGGCCGCCCGGCTCGCCGCCAAACCCCACTGGTCGGTACGGACCCTGGTGGCCCGACTCGAGGACCAGCACCGCAGACTCGACGAACTCAGCATGGACGAACGCGGAGTCAGGGCCGGACTGCGGCTCAGCTACCGCGACCTGCCGGCCGCCGCCGCGCGGATGTTCCGGCTGCTCGGTGTCCTCAACGTCCCCGACTTCTCCGCCTGGGCCGGCGCCGCGCTCCTCGACATCGACCCCGTCGATGCCGAGGACCTGATCGAGCAGCTCGTCGACGCCCAGCTGCTCGAACCACTCAGTGCCACCACCGGTCACGTCCGCTACCGGTTCCAGGACCTGGTACGGCTGTTCGGCCGCGAGTGCGCACGGGACGGGAACACCGAAGAGGAACTGCGGGCCGCCACCCGGCGCGCCTGCGGAGCCTGGCTGGCCCTCGCCGCAGAGGCCCACCGTCGGGTGTACGGCGGCGACTACACCGTGATCCACGGTCCCGCGCCGCTCCACCCGCTCCCCGGCCATCTGGTGGAGAGTCTGCTGGAGGACCCGATGGAGTGGTTCGAGACCGAACGCTCCTCGATCACCGGACTGGTGGAGCAGGCGGCCAGACACGGTGAGTCCGCCCACGCCTGGGACCTGGCGATGACCGGCGTGACCCTTTTCCAGAACCGCAACTACCTGGAGGACTGGCGGGAGTCCGGCGAGCGTGCACTGGAAGCCGCCGTCCAGAGCGGGGACACACTGGGCGAGGCGGCGATGTTGCATTCGCTGGGCACCCTGGAGATCGTCCTGTGGGACTACGACTCCGCCCACCACCGGCTCAGCCGGGCCCTGCACCTGTTCGAGGAGCAGGGGCAGGACCAGGGACGCGCCCTGGTCCTCCGGAACCTGGCCCTGTGCGAACGCCATCGCGGAGATCTGGACCGGGCCAGGGAGAAGGGGCACCGCTCGCTGGAGATCTTCCGCGCGGTCGGTGACCACTACGCCGAGGCCCATGTGCTGGGGCTCCTGGCGCAGATCGAACTGGAGCGGGGCGAGCCGCAGGCGAGTCTGATGCTGTCCTCGGAGGCGGTCGCCAGAAGCCGTGGTCTGGGGACCGTACGGGGCGAGGCTCAGAGCACCGTCCGGCTGGCCGAGGCGCTGATCCATCAGGGGGACGGCCCGCGGGCGGAAGATGCCTGCCGACGTGCACTGGAGCTGGTCCGCGACAGTGGTGACCGCCGCGGTGAAGCTCATGCGCTGCGTTCGCTGGGTGAGGCACTGTGGTGCCAGGGCAGGACCGAGGAGGCCGAGGCGGTTCTGCGGGATGCGCTGCTGACCTCGGGCAAGGTGCCGGACCGCCACCTGGAGGCGCGGGCCGGGGTGGTCCTCGGGTGCGTACAGGCTCTGCACATGGATCGTGCGGGGGCCGCCGCCAGCTTCAAGTCCGCTCAGGATCTCTTCGCGGAGGTCGGTGCGCCGGTCTGGGAGGAACGGAGCGCACGGTTGCTGGCGGTGCTCGGGGATGGTCTGCCGTTGGAATCGGAGCAGTTGTTCGTACTCGTCCGGCCTTGA
- a CDS encoding tryptophan 7-halogenase, whose product MATDPSTSMESVRRIVVVGGTATGWTAAVRLASAFGGAVSVTVLEMPSRGAGDFETGQFSAVPARLQRDLFDRLGVLEEEWMRACCASFQTAVRHVNWRTGGAAATAPRIADGGGADHFYRPCAEIPECEEFPLSEYWRYRRSNGETIEPFDYACFREPPLMDAGKSPRWMDGRAALPYGWHVDIRMFTNFLRNLGMRRFGVRSIRDELLHAERDERGMLTVLHTEEGTAVDGDLFLDCTGSEGLLFAGILGEPFIDVQDRLPCDSTVTLTVAQEDARDRIDPFTTVTALPMGWAWTMPLPGRAGAGLVYGRDWMEPDGAARLLCGLWGLRPEVTAVRHSRYRAGRSGRAWVKNCVALGACAYFVEPLADEGLGETLSLVDRLVRDFPSLDDREAPAARFNRAVELRYRRARDLVLLRYAASPREDTPFWKAQRDLPLSAALRDCLAGYRSGLAPDRAAHELPYYALLSSLTPSAAPVPRPALAHRVAARRSADAQFLQIKRQQQILLETLPTAGEYLHRLHSRPVGALPTPASVHAGRA is encoded by the coding sequence ATGGCTACGGACCCGAGCACCAGCATGGAAAGCGTCAGGAGAATCGTGGTGGTGGGCGGGACGGCCACCGGCTGGACGGCCGCCGTCCGGCTCGCGTCCGCATTCGGTGGCGCCGTGTCCGTCACCGTTCTCGAGATGCCGTCACGAGGGGCAGGCGACTTTGAAACGGGCCAGTTCAGCGCGGTTCCGGCAAGGCTGCAGAGGGACCTCTTCGACCGGCTCGGCGTCCTGGAGGAAGAATGGATGCGGGCGTGCTGCGCATCCTTCCAAACGGCGGTCCGGCATGTGAACTGGCGTACCGGAGGAGCTGCGGCGACGGCGCCCCGGATCGCGGACGGAGGCGGTGCGGACCACTTCTACCGCCCCTGTGCGGAAATCCCCGAGTGTGAAGAATTCCCGCTCTCCGAATACTGGCGCTACCGGCGGAGCAACGGCGAGACGATCGAGCCCTTCGACTATGCGTGCTTCCGCGAACCGCCGCTGATGGACGCCGGGAAATCACCGCGCTGGATGGATGGCCGTGCGGCACTCCCGTACGGCTGGCACGTCGACATCCGCATGTTCACGAACTTTCTGCGGAATCTGGGGATGCGGCGATTCGGCGTACGGTCGATCCGTGACGAACTGCTCCACGCCGAGCGGGACGAACGAGGGATGTTGACCGTGCTGCACACCGAGGAGGGAACTGCGGTCGACGGCGACCTGTTCCTGGACTGCACCGGTTCCGAGGGCCTGCTGTTCGCCGGCATCCTGGGTGAGCCGTTCATCGACGTGCAGGACCGGCTGCCGTGCGACAGCACAGTCACCCTGACTGTGGCGCAGGAGGACGCCCGGGACAGGATCGACCCCTTCACCACGGTGACTGCCCTGCCGATGGGCTGGGCCTGGACGATGCCGCTGCCCGGCCGGGCGGGCGCCGGACTGGTCTATGGACGCGACTGGATGGAGCCGGACGGGGCGGCACGGTTGCTGTGCGGGCTGTGGGGTCTGCGCCCCGAGGTCACCGCGGTACGCCACTCCCGGTACCGCGCCGGGCGGAGCGGCCGTGCCTGGGTGAAGAACTGTGTCGCGCTCGGGGCCTGTGCCTACTTCGTGGAGCCCCTGGCCGACGAGGGCCTGGGCGAGACCCTCTCCCTGGTGGACCGCCTGGTGAGGGACTTCCCGTCGTTGGACGACCGGGAGGCGCCTGCGGCGCGCTTCAACCGTGCGGTGGAGCTCCGCTACCGCAGGGCCCGAGACCTCGTCCTGCTGCGGTACGCCGCGTCCCCGCGCGAGGACACACCGTTCTGGAAGGCCCAGCGCGACCTCCCGCTGTCCGCCGCCCTGCGCGACTGTCTGGCGGGCTACCGCTCGGGCCTGGCCCCGGACCGGGCGGCCCACGAACTGCCCTACTACGCCCTGCTGTCCTCCCTCACCCCCTCGGCAGCCCCCGTCCCGCGACCGGCCCTCGCCCACCGCGTGGCCGCACGCCGGTCGGCGGACGCCCAGTTCCTGCAGATCAAGCGCCAACAGCAGATCCTGCTCGAAACCCTGCCCACGGCGGGGGAGTACCTGCACCGCCTGCACTCCCGCCCGGTGGGCGCCCTGCCGACACCGGCGTCCGTGCACGCAGGGCGCGCATGA
- a CDS encoding thymidine kinase, whose product MPSTPSLDGGFPSRRTLALQIGHNRSARGLQGVIFTRDDRAGEGKLSSRLGLVTEAVEADEGMDLYGYVVDQVSRGGRVDYVIVDEAQFLAPEQIDQLARIVDDLDLDVFAFGIMTDFRTRLFPGSRRLIELADRLETLQVEAMCWCGARATHNARTVGGEMVVEGEQVVVGDVDRPAEAVGYEVLCRRHHRRHMTSASAHAGALSPDVLPVSSG is encoded by the coding sequence ATGCCCTCGACGCCATCTTTAGATGGCGGGTTCCCCAGCAGAAGGACCCTGGCGCTCCAGATCGGTCACAATCGGTCGGCGCGTGGTCTTCAGGGCGTGATCTTCACGCGTGACGACCGGGCGGGCGAGGGGAAGCTGTCGTCGCGTCTGGGGCTGGTGACCGAGGCGGTCGAGGCCGATGAGGGCATGGATCTGTACGGGTACGTGGTGGACCAGGTGTCGCGGGGCGGCCGGGTCGACTACGTGATCGTGGACGAGGCGCAGTTCCTCGCGCCGGAGCAGATCGACCAGTTGGCGCGGATCGTGGACGACCTGGACCTGGACGTGTTCGCGTTCGGGATCATGACGGACTTCCGGACGCGGTTGTTCCCGGGTTCGCGGCGGCTGATCGAGTTGGCGGACCGGCTGGAGACCTTGCAGGTCGAGGCGATGTGCTGGTGCGGGGCGCGGGCGACGCACAACGCCCGTACGGTCGGCGGCGAGATGGTCGTCGAGGGTGAGCAGGTCGTGGTGGGGGACGTGGACCGGCCCGCGGAGGCCGTGGGGTACGAGGTGCTGTGCCGACGGCACCACCGCAGGCACATGACGAGTGCGTCGGCGCACGCGGGGGCGTTGTCGCCGGACGTGCTGCCGGTGTCCTCCGGCTGA
- a CDS encoding DUF6269 family protein, producing MFDNQSDPAQVQHPLEVLADIEHRGSQDQEMLLRDSGTPWAELLAEYVDALNELASPGTGSSGFIATYGLDEGHAGGCG from the coding sequence GTGTTCGACAACCAGTCCGACCCGGCCCAGGTTCAGCACCCTCTGGAAGTTCTGGCAGACATTGAGCACCGAGGATCACAGGATCAGGAAATGCTGCTGCGGGACAGCGGAACTCCCTGGGCCGAACTACTGGCGGAATATGTGGATGCCCTGAACGAACTGGCTTCCCCGGGAACCGGGTCCAGCGGATTCATAGCGACGTACGGCCTGGACGAGGGGCATGCGGGCGGCTGCGGCTGA
- a CDS encoding acyl-CoA carboxylase subunit epsilon, whose amino-acid sequence MSVQPVPVPVLEGPLGPALFKVIRGVPTPEELAVVTALLTALSTPGAESGEGAASSRGRTSAPAATWDLPDALPPASWMARA is encoded by the coding sequence ATGTCCGTACAGCCCGTACCCGTACCGGTGCTCGAAGGGCCGCTGGGTCCCGCTCTGTTCAAGGTCATCAGGGGAGTGCCCACCCCCGAGGAACTGGCGGTCGTCACGGCCCTGCTCACGGCTCTTTCCACGCCGGGGGCCGAGTCGGGGGAGGGCGCCGCATCGTCCCGGGGGCGCACGAGCGCACCGGCCGCTACCTGGGACCTTCCCGACGCCCTGCCGCCCGCGTCCTGGATGGCGAGGGCCTGA
- a CDS encoding BTAD domain-containing putative transcriptional regulator, protein MDLKILGPVAADLDGRTVALDGSKQRTAFAALLLAHGKVLTDERLTTLLWGWDPPATSTKQLYTYVSRLRTRLGAHLGLERHGPGYRMDIGDATFDWDVFRTLADAGRAELRAARYADAERALTEALALWRGPALSDVTGHLAEAEGPRMEEARLSTLENRTEAALALGRHTEAVPGLTRQVALNPLRERPRGQLMTALSRCGRQADALAVYEEGRRVLADDLGIDPGPALRTLHQEVLTGTLTPPQAPERHRAELVEPVSPVGRVPQQQGPGPDAGGSGWRGLVPSTLPAAPGDFTGRAAETEEVLCALGDQQDVVVTGAPGTGKSALALWAAERCRADFPQGRLYADLRTAPADGGGPRAPGEVLGWFLRALGIAPDQIPVALDERVQLYRTLLANRRMLIVLDNASDDTQVRPLLPGGASRTVVTGVRSPLASLEGTRLVRLGPMERAEANALLVAVAGQGRFTGASEAAARIAEFCDRLPLALRIAAARLAARPHWPAARLADRLAPQERRLGELRIGSLDVRVGLAAELAQLGPADRASFGTLARAGLSRLTAGDAAALLGTGSDVAEEVLERLADARLLDAWSVDDDSSLCYRFMPLVRLFAQEQCQSPTPVLA, encoded by the coding sequence ATGGACCTCAAGATTCTCGGGCCCGTCGCGGCCGACCTCGACGGCCGTACGGTTGCCCTGGACGGCAGCAAGCAGCGCACCGCGTTCGCGGCGCTGCTGCTCGCACACGGCAAGGTGCTGACCGACGAGCGGCTGACCACCCTGCTGTGGGGCTGGGACCCACCGGCCACGAGCACCAAGCAGCTCTATACGTACGTGTCCCGGTTGCGCACCCGCCTCGGTGCGCACCTCGGTCTGGAACGCCACGGGCCCGGCTACCGGATGGACATCGGCGACGCCACGTTTGACTGGGACGTCTTCCGCACTCTTGCCGACGCGGGCCGCGCCGAACTGCGGGCAGCCCGTTACGCCGACGCCGAGCGTGCTCTCACCGAGGCGCTCGCACTGTGGCGGGGGCCGGCTCTCAGCGACGTCACCGGACACCTGGCGGAGGCCGAGGGCCCCCGGATGGAGGAGGCGCGGCTCTCCACGCTGGAGAACCGCACGGAGGCCGCGCTCGCGCTCGGCCGGCACACCGAGGCGGTTCCGGGCCTGACCCGGCAGGTGGCGCTGAATCCGCTGCGCGAGCGGCCGCGCGGCCAGCTGATGACCGCGCTGTCGCGCTGCGGCCGGCAGGCTGATGCGCTGGCGGTGTACGAGGAGGGTCGCCGGGTCCTCGCCGACGACCTCGGCATCGACCCCGGACCGGCACTGCGCACCCTGCACCAGGAGGTCCTCACCGGGACGCTGACGCCGCCGCAGGCTCCGGAACGGCATCGGGCGGAACTGGTGGAGCCGGTGTCGCCGGTGGGACGTGTGCCGCAGCAGCAGGGACCGGGCCCGGACGCAGGTGGCTCCGGCTGGCGGGGGCTTGTTCCCTCGACGCTGCCCGCCGCGCCCGGCGACTTCACCGGCCGGGCGGCCGAGACCGAAGAGGTGCTCTGCGCGCTGGGCGACCAGCAGGACGTCGTGGTCACCGGCGCGCCGGGCACCGGGAAGTCGGCCCTGGCCCTGTGGGCTGCCGAGCGCTGCCGTGCGGACTTCCCCCAGGGCCGGCTCTACGCCGACCTGCGCACCGCACCCGCCGACGGCGGTGGTCCCCGTGCGCCCGGGGAAGTACTGGGCTGGTTCCTGCGGGCGCTGGGCATCGCACCGGACCAGATCCCCGTGGCACTCGACGAACGCGTTCAGCTCTACCGGACGCTGCTGGCGAACCGGCGGATGCTGATCGTCCTCGACAACGCCTCCGACGACACCCAGGTGCGTCCGCTGCTGCCCGGCGGTGCGAGTCGCACGGTCGTCACGGGGGTCCGCTCCCCGCTGGCCTCGTTGGAGGGGACGCGTCTGGTGCGGCTCGGTCCCATGGAACGGGCCGAGGCGAACGCGCTGCTCGTTGCCGTCGCGGGCCAGGGGCGTTTCACCGGGGCGTCCGAAGCAGCCGCCCGCATCGCCGAGTTCTGCGACCGGCTGCCGCTCGCCCTGCGGATCGCCGCGGCCCGTCTCGCGGCTCGTCCGCACTGGCCGGCGGCCCGGCTCGCGGACCGGCTCGCGCCCCAGGAGCGACGCCTCGGCGAACTGCGGATCGGCAGTCTCGACGTGCGGGTCGGTCTCGCTGCCGAACTGGCCCAACTGGGCCCGGCCGACCGGGCCTCGTTCGGCACACTGGCGCGAGCGGGCCTCTCCCGGCTGACGGCGGGTGACGCGGCGGCGCTGCTCGGCACCGGCTCTGACGTGGCGGAAGAGGTCCTGGAACGGCTTGCCGACGCACGGCTGCTCGATGCGTGGAGCGTCGATGACGACTCGTCCCTGTGCTACCGCTTCATGCCGCTCGTGCGGCTGTTCGCGCAGGAGCAGTGCCAGTCGCCGACGCCCGTCCTCGCGTGA
- a CDS encoding VCBS repeat-containing protein, with translation MPRTFTRRWASARRSIPALLAVTVVGSSLGLVPLGLSPAASAARQAGPAERTGEEGALAKARLTGEPVEIMSERSETSETHALPNGNLRRTQHTAPVRVKREGVWSPIDTTLATVAGRVSPKAAAGKVTFSAGGSTPLVTVTDQGRSVSLSWPKPLPAPVLEGSTATYPEVLPGVDLAVAAGVDGFSQALIVKSAEAAANPELATIDFGLKTEGLKLRQDPSAGTITAANEAGQTLFSTSTARMWDSSGKDESAPAGQKRGKSASPQVRTPSDLTPGTNSSTVGVDFTNSQLTLTPDQELLKSPDTTYPVYIDPRMTGARQAWTIAYKPHPNDSYFNGTGWSGGTTSEARVGYESSTGGTARSFFRVDSKFLARVKVIDAQFQITETHSWSCTAKPVELYLTGSISSATTWNKQPSWSTRQDSRNYAHGNESYGCPDKAVDFTAKDAAVKAAANSWSDITFGLRAPQSAEDGKDAYSWKKFKPDAKLIVEFNRLPKNPWALDTIPSTRISSTDCGNGATYMTVGNTDVTLNAQVWDQDGGDVNVEFLVWPTGKYAGSPGIIFDKRVRKTVLASDSKGVRASIVVPKALLAQHMASSGGQFSWKAQAEDVGDSTFASDWTPTSGASGCRFGFDPTAPSIMPTVTSVNGVYPEDTEGALARTEGQFVLGSGGEKDVAEYRWALDRTPPHIIEKPATPGASVTVKLTPLTPGPHTLYVQSFDAAKNPGPTYPYKFYVKSPGIMDKPGDVNGDNQPDMFAIDSTNNLRLYSGAGAGTVDTGIPLSENASWGAALLTHRSDWNEDLYEDLVARKPDGKLWFYPNDGIGGFTEDTKEEIYFFADPETGLTLNPATFKQIVSVGDITPSEGGSNPDFVAVIGDQLWFLPGYSSSNIQAGYPIGSSGWGNMQLSTSGDVDGDGFTDLIARNTANGDVWLYHGKSNGDADGDNIPDGGTDPSSLGAGSSRTAYATGWTIAARPLITATGDSNGDGIGDLWTTTANATAGLEFVPGRKTGLLGGPTVVGTGGWQAIKGIF, from the coding sequence ATGCCAAGGACATTCACACGAAGATGGGCTTCGGCCCGGCGCTCGATACCGGCACTCCTCGCCGTCACTGTCGTGGGCAGCTCGCTGGGACTCGTTCCGCTCGGTCTGAGTCCGGCAGCATCCGCAGCGCGACAGGCGGGCCCCGCGGAGAGAACGGGAGAAGAGGGCGCCCTCGCCAAGGCGCGGCTCACCGGCGAGCCGGTCGAGATCATGAGCGAGCGTTCGGAGACCAGCGAGACACACGCCCTGCCCAACGGGAACCTGCGCCGGACTCAGCACACCGCACCGGTGCGAGTGAAGCGCGAAGGTGTCTGGTCTCCCATCGACACCACCCTTGCCACCGTCGCAGGCCGGGTCTCCCCGAAAGCCGCCGCCGGCAAGGTCACCTTCTCCGCCGGTGGCAGCACTCCGCTGGTGACGGTCACCGATCAGGGCCGATCCGTGTCGCTCAGCTGGCCGAAGCCACTGCCGGCCCCCGTACTTGAGGGCTCCACCGCGACCTATCCCGAGGTCCTGCCCGGCGTCGACCTGGCCGTGGCCGCGGGAGTCGACGGGTTCAGCCAAGCGCTGATCGTCAAGTCCGCCGAAGCCGCCGCCAACCCGGAACTCGCCACCATCGACTTCGGTCTCAAGACCGAAGGGCTGAAGCTCAGACAGGACCCCAGCGCGGGCACCATCACCGCGGCGAACGAGGCGGGCCAGACCCTCTTCTCCACCTCGACCGCCCGGATGTGGGACTCCTCGGGCAAGGACGAATCCGCCCCCGCAGGGCAGAAGCGCGGCAAGAGTGCGTCGCCGCAAGTCCGCACCCCCTCCGACCTGACGCCCGGCACCAACAGCAGCACCGTCGGCGTCGACTTCACGAACAGCCAGTTGACCCTGACGCCGGATCAGGAACTGCTGAAGTCGCCGGACACGACCTACCCGGTCTACATCGACCCCCGCATGACAGGCGCTCGCCAGGCGTGGACCATCGCCTACAAGCCGCATCCGAACGACAGCTACTTCAACGGCACGGGCTGGTCGGGCGGCACCACCAGCGAGGCGCGCGTGGGCTATGAGTCGTCCACCGGCGGCACCGCCCGCTCCTTCTTCCGCGTCGACTCCAAGTTCCTCGCCCGTGTGAAGGTCATCGACGCGCAGTTCCAGATCACCGAGACGCACTCCTGGTCCTGCACCGCCAAGCCCGTTGAGCTCTACCTCACCGGGTCCATCAGTTCTGCGACCACGTGGAACAAGCAGCCGTCGTGGTCCACCCGCCAGGACAGCCGCAACTACGCCCACGGCAACGAGAGCTACGGCTGCCCCGACAAGGCCGTCGACTTCACCGCGAAGGACGCGGCCGTGAAGGCCGCGGCCAATTCCTGGTCCGACATCACCTTCGGCCTGCGAGCGCCCCAGAGCGCCGAGGACGGCAAGGACGCCTACAGCTGGAAGAAGTTCAAGCCCGACGCCAAGCTCATCGTCGAGTTCAACCGCCTCCCCAAGAACCCCTGGGCACTGGACACCATCCCCAGCACCAGGATCAGCAGCACGGACTGCGGCAACGGCGCCACCTACATGACCGTCGGGAACACCGACGTCACCCTCAACGCACAGGTGTGGGACCAGGACGGTGGCGACGTCAACGTGGAGTTCCTCGTCTGGCCCACGGGCAAGTACGCGGGCAGCCCGGGCATCATCTTCGACAAACGCGTCCGCAAGACCGTCCTCGCCTCGGACTCCAAGGGCGTGCGCGCCAGCATCGTCGTGCCCAAGGCTCTCCTCGCCCAGCACATGGCCTCCAGCGGGGGCCAATTCTCCTGGAAGGCACAGGCCGAGGACGTCGGCGACTCCACCTTCGCCTCCGACTGGACCCCGACCTCCGGAGCCTCCGGCTGCCGCTTCGGATTCGACCCCACCGCCCCGTCCATCATGCCGACCGTGACCTCCGTCAACGGCGTCTACCCCGAGGACACCGAGGGCGCGCTCGCTCGTACCGAAGGACAGTTCGTCCTCGGTTCGGGAGGTGAGAAGGACGTCGCGGAGTACCGCTGGGCCCTTGACCGCACCCCGCCGCACATCATCGAGAAGCCCGCGACGCCCGGCGCGAGTGTCACCGTCAAGCTGACTCCGCTCACTCCCGGACCGCACACCCTTTACGTCCAGAGCTTCGACGCCGCAAAGAACCCCGGGCCCACGTATCCGTACAAGTTCTACGTCAAGAGCCCCGGCATCATGGATAAACCGGGCGACGTCAACGGGGACAACCAGCCCGACATGTTCGCGATCGACAGCACCAACAACCTCCGCCTGTACTCAGGAGCCGGTGCCGGGACTGTGGACACCGGCATCCCCCTCTCCGAGAACGCCAGCTGGGGCGCAGCTCTTCTCACCCACCGCAGCGACTGGAACGAAGACCTCTACGAAGACCTCGTAGCCCGTAAGCCGGACGGAAAACTCTGGTTCTACCCCAACGACGGCATCGGAGGGTTCACCGAGGACACCAAGGAGGAGATCTACTTCTTCGCGGATCCCGAGACGGGTCTCACCCTCAACCCGGCCACCTTCAAACAGATCGTCTCCGTCGGAGACATCACCCCCAGCGAAGGTGGATCGAACCCGGACTTCGTCGCCGTCATCGGGGACCAACTCTGGTTCCTGCCCGGCTACTCCAGCAGCAACATCCAAGCTGGATACCCGATCGGCAGCAGCGGCTGGGGCAACATGCAGCTCAGCACCTCAGGCGACGTCGACGGAGACGGCTTCACCGACCTCATCGCCCGCAACACCGCAAACGGGGACGTCTGGCTCTACCACGGCAAGAGCAACGGAGACGCCGACGGCGACAACATCCCCGACGGAGGCACTGATCCCAGCTCCCTCGGCGCAGGATCCAGCAGAACCGCCTACGCCACCGGCTGGACCATCGCCGCGCGTCCGCTGATCACCGCCACCGGCGACTCCAACGGCGACGGCATCGGTGACCTCTGGACCACCACCGCCAACGCCACCGCCGGCCTCGAATTCGTCCCGGGCCGCAAGACCGGCCTGCTCGGCGGCCCCACCGTCGTGGGAACCGGCGGCTGGCAGGCAATCAAGGGAATCTTCTAG